A single window of Archangium gephyra DNA harbors:
- a CDS encoding 4'-phosphopantetheinyl transferase family protein yields the protein MWRAERLRLPGGREVVLGWGEVGREDGSTLSPLEREGLARCRTDKRRREFIAGRLAAHRALALLEPEARAEVTVREDGPDAGRPLFSPGHGLALSISHSAELAVAAVSRGGALGVDLEQRVEAGGAFLEEAFAPGELAGYVPVCAGHVEPVTAAWALKEAVLKVWGVGLRAPLQKVALRPVLLQAGGDALCLRVTLDTWELPPGLGEPPPALAALLVAWRAGAVLALAG from the coding sequence GTGTGGAGGGCTGAGCGGCTGCGGCTGCCCGGCGGCCGGGAAGTGGTGCTCGGCTGGGGCGAGGTGGGGCGCGAGGACGGCTCCACCCTCTCGCCCCTGGAGCGCGAGGGGCTCGCCCGGTGCAGGACGGACAAGCGGCGGCGGGAGTTCATCGCGGGCCGGCTCGCCGCGCACCGGGCGCTCGCGCTGCTGGAGCCGGAGGCGCGCGCGGAGGTGACGGTGCGCGAGGATGGGCCAGATGCCGGAAGGCCCCTCTTCTCACCCGGGCACGGGCTCGCGCTCTCCATCTCCCACAGCGCGGAGCTGGCGGTGGCGGCGGTGTCGCGCGGAGGGGCGCTGGGCGTGGACCTGGAGCAGCGGGTGGAGGCCGGCGGAGCCTTCCTGGAAGAGGCCTTCGCGCCGGGCGAGCTGGCGGGCTACGTCCCCGTCTGCGCGGGGCACGTGGAGCCGGTGACCGCGGCGTGGGCCCTGAAGGAAGCGGTGCTCAAGGTGTGGGGCGTGGGGCTGCGCGCGCCGCTGCAGAAGGTGGCGCTGCGGCCGGTGCTGCTCCAGGCCGGGGGAGACGCGCTGTGCCTGCGGGTGACGCTCGACACGTGGGAGCTTCCCCCGGGACTCGGGGAGCCGCCCCCGGCACTGGCCGCGCTGCTGGTGGCGTGGCGGGCCGGGGCGGTGCTGGCCCTCGCCGGGTAG
- a CDS encoding SDR family NAD(P)-dependent oxidoreductase, whose protein sequence is MTSSTHIPLAIIGLGCRLPGADSPSRFMNQSLEGMRALTRAPAEWGAGLGLSHPLVGGFAPEEGKDWKQFRLPPNQVEKMHRMERLLHLTLLQATQDAGYGPDKSPGGRCAIYLGATGLGVDVKVDQTVRVRAPEFREHLAAILQGRGDQARLLQAVDGYIAQHAPPITPESVPTTATIVAGRLSGLLDTRGGHLAVDAGTASSLAALKFASLSLQLGHCDVAVVGAVSPLLSPSSFGMLSARGWLAEQELLALDGRASGTLPGEGAVALVLCRLDDALADKQRIYAVLHGVSAEVNLKQGLSRLSRMVDKAARNCLDMAGIEAELVRHVELQACGVPGLEDQELIGLKAALNATRTEPLTFSTAAPQVGFQQAASGLVSVMRAALSLHGGVRAPVAGLTSPRHGTEGSLECLTRPMKLTPRSYVGVSSLGWSNIAYHALLGPAPSHETWADIRPVRPPNQKFAIVGMGAIAPGAPDSQALWTNIVSKADAIGDLPTSRFDAQHLLGALMGPKEMVPRLAGTVDLPSPDARWLRLPPNQAAALDPAVPLFVKAAEEALGQAGHEPGMWNGRRVQVVVGQLPVRAKEFETELRFVLERYLAMAAEALRAQGMSAEQSAPLLDAVRQRVVGKLPPLDENTSQYYSSLPVAARLAAIHDFTGGVLMVDAACASSLVAVHAAMMALANREADVVVAGGVAFNLVPEYSASLAVLGFLSPRGTFPFDDRADGFVPAEGAGAVVLKRLEDAEASKDKILAVISGIGFSSDGRGTTLLTPNPKGQARAVERALQDANVRPHQIGLLEAHGPGTKVGDKTEADAYGEAYQARGRDNPVPMGTLKSQIGHTSSASGLLGLIKAAFAVSEHFLPPMNGGEFPKADIPFDKLPISLSLEGRPWPVPREGRRYAGVSAFGLGGTNYHVILEEHDNAHRKPWTADPLSVTASYPLPSRGLSAQRWRVDLVPLSLSSEKRYQLQGKKLLLVGDEPGLVAAFSRLLLGKGVRVATVSVAGLTDAMEVERRVRRASEELGGADGVIDLGSFGPVEYFLTLGSARFGRRMAETTARWHGTGRAMYERLRDAKGRTACYVAVTSMGGDFGFVGDGGNVMGGSMAGFLKGLKQELPGAIIKTIDFEPRASHWVVAETVARELEEGSDRTEIGYMASRRFVVGLRRADFPKEGSQVLRRMDPNWVLLFSGGGRGAVFEVAKAVARMGPKVIVTGRTPAPTGDEPYLALDDNDFETFRKEEMIRRKKADPTLTPVKFREAFEPYERARELWRNLQEVAGQGLSIEYEACDFRNAADVRAMVDRVREDRGHIDGIVHGAMVEASKSLPDKTPGIVAATMEVKVLGLINLLEATRRDDLKLMMCFGSGAGRFGNKGQTDYSAANDLMSKCAMAYAHRARPHMRCVTIDWTAWDSVGAAARNMEVVRGTGVSYITPAEGSYWFINELLLGRTEREVAIFEERLFREWPFLGASADGPDARTVYDDRGFLLVPSDYPMIDCVEQHGAETLVATRTFDLNTDPFVLQHQLDSVPIMPGTFGFEMLGEAAALFRPDLAVLRAENLRIETPLKFFKAPHGSKGKPVHITLTARVLKQQGDEVTLYVESASDLALGGRSDQTQRRIHQQGIYVLGPPPRHEPGNGKLPEALPGSRARSIFHLAKEPLYLGPLFCRAEWVYVGETEVEGIIRAPRQREIFTHVARPRFQLDPLLLDAAFQVAANWDGHHNNLVSVPMGVEQLVRGRQRRLGESGHVKARMVKVEGDDVLYDFEVRGEDGALLLGGTGLWFRRLRRGERRSVEG, encoded by the coding sequence ATGACCTCCTCCACGCACATCCCTCTGGCCATCATCGGGCTCGGGTGCCGCCTGCCCGGCGCCGACTCCCCGTCGCGCTTCATGAACCAGTCCCTGGAGGGGATGCGCGCCCTGACACGGGCTCCCGCGGAATGGGGCGCCGGGCTCGGCCTGAGCCATCCGCTGGTGGGCGGCTTCGCCCCCGAGGAGGGCAAGGACTGGAAGCAGTTCCGCCTGCCGCCCAACCAGGTGGAGAAGATGCACCGCATGGAGCGGCTGCTCCACCTGACGCTGCTGCAGGCGACGCAGGACGCGGGCTATGGCCCCGACAAGAGCCCCGGTGGCCGGTGCGCCATCTACCTGGGCGCCACCGGCCTGGGCGTGGACGTGAAGGTGGACCAGACGGTGCGCGTGCGCGCTCCGGAGTTCCGCGAGCACCTGGCCGCCATCCTCCAGGGCCGCGGCGACCAGGCCCGTCTGCTGCAGGCGGTGGATGGCTACATCGCGCAGCATGCCCCGCCCATCACCCCCGAGTCCGTGCCCACCACGGCCACCATCGTGGCCGGCCGCCTCTCGGGCCTCCTGGACACGCGCGGCGGGCACCTCGCGGTGGACGCGGGCACGGCCTCCTCGCTGGCGGCGCTCAAGTTCGCCTCGCTCTCGCTGCAGCTCGGCCACTGTGACGTGGCGGTGGTGGGCGCGGTGTCTCCGCTGCTCAGCCCCTCCTCCTTCGGGATGCTCTCCGCGCGCGGCTGGCTGGCCGAGCAGGAGCTGCTCGCGCTGGACGGACGCGCCTCGGGCACGCTGCCCGGCGAGGGCGCCGTGGCCCTGGTGCTGTGCCGCCTGGACGACGCGCTGGCGGACAAGCAGCGCATCTACGCCGTCCTGCACGGCGTCAGCGCCGAGGTGAACCTCAAGCAGGGCCTCTCCCGGCTGTCGCGCATGGTGGACAAGGCCGCGCGCAACTGTCTGGACATGGCCGGCATCGAGGCGGAGCTGGTGCGGCACGTGGAGCTGCAGGCGTGCGGCGTCCCGGGCCTGGAGGACCAGGAGCTCATCGGCCTCAAGGCCGCGCTCAACGCCACGCGCACCGAGCCCCTCACCTTCTCCACCGCGGCCCCGCAGGTGGGCTTCCAGCAGGCGGCCAGCGGGCTCGTCTCGGTGATGCGCGCGGCGCTGTCGCTGCACGGAGGCGTGCGCGCGCCCGTGGCCGGCCTCACCTCACCGCGTCACGGCACCGAGGGCTCGCTGGAGTGCCTCACCCGCCCCATGAAGCTGACGCCGCGCAGCTACGTGGGCGTCAGCTCGCTGGGGTGGAGCAACATCGCCTACCACGCGCTGCTCGGGCCCGCGCCGTCCCACGAGACGTGGGCGGACATCCGCCCGGTGCGTCCGCCCAACCAGAAGTTCGCCATCGTCGGCATGGGCGCCATCGCCCCGGGCGCTCCGGACTCGCAGGCCCTGTGGACCAACATCGTCTCCAAGGCGGATGCCATTGGAGATCTGCCCACCTCGCGCTTCGATGCCCAGCACCTGCTGGGCGCGCTCATGGGGCCCAAGGAGATGGTGCCCCGGCTGGCCGGTACGGTGGACCTGCCCTCGCCGGATGCGCGCTGGCTCCGGCTGCCGCCCAACCAGGCCGCGGCGCTGGATCCGGCCGTGCCCCTCTTCGTCAAGGCGGCGGAGGAGGCACTCGGACAGGCGGGCCATGAGCCCGGGATGTGGAACGGGCGGCGTGTGCAGGTGGTGGTGGGCCAGCTGCCGGTGCGCGCGAAGGAGTTCGAGACCGAGCTGCGCTTCGTCCTGGAGCGCTACCTGGCCATGGCGGCCGAGGCCCTGCGGGCCCAGGGCATGTCCGCCGAGCAGTCGGCCCCGCTGCTCGACGCGGTCCGCCAGCGCGTGGTGGGCAAGCTGCCCCCGCTGGATGAGAACACGTCCCAGTACTACTCCAGCCTGCCCGTGGCGGCGCGGCTGGCCGCCATCCACGACTTCACCGGCGGCGTGCTGATGGTGGACGCGGCCTGTGCCAGCTCGCTCGTCGCGGTGCACGCCGCGATGATGGCGCTGGCCAACCGCGAGGCCGACGTGGTGGTGGCCGGCGGCGTGGCCTTCAACCTGGTGCCGGAGTACTCCGCCTCCCTGGCCGTGCTCGGCTTCCTGTCCCCGCGAGGCACCTTCCCCTTCGACGATCGCGCGGATGGCTTCGTCCCGGCCGAGGGCGCTGGCGCGGTGGTGCTCAAGCGGCTGGAGGACGCGGAGGCCTCGAAGGACAAGATCCTCGCCGTCATCTCCGGCATCGGCTTCTCCAGTGATGGGCGGGGCACCACCCTGCTCACGCCCAACCCCAAGGGGCAGGCGCGGGCGGTGGAGCGCGCGCTGCAGGACGCGAACGTGCGCCCGCATCAGATTGGCCTGCTCGAGGCGCACGGCCCGGGCACGAAGGTGGGCGACAAGACGGAGGCGGACGCCTACGGCGAGGCCTACCAGGCGCGCGGCCGGGACAACCCGGTGCCCATGGGCACGCTCAAGTCGCAGATCGGCCACACCTCGTCGGCCTCTGGCCTGCTGGGCCTCATCAAGGCGGCCTTCGCGGTGAGCGAGCACTTCCTGCCGCCCATGAACGGCGGCGAGTTCCCCAAGGCGGACATCCCCTTCGACAAGCTGCCCATCTCCCTGTCGCTGGAGGGGCGCCCCTGGCCCGTGCCCCGGGAGGGGCGGCGCTACGCGGGGGTGAGCGCCTTCGGCCTGGGCGGGACGAACTACCACGTCATCCTCGAGGAGCACGACAACGCCCACCGCAAGCCGTGGACGGCGGATCCGCTGAGCGTCACCGCCAGCTACCCCCTCCCCAGCCGAGGGCTGTCCGCGCAGCGCTGGCGCGTGGACCTGGTGCCGCTGTCCCTCTCCTCGGAGAAGCGCTACCAGTTGCAGGGCAAGAAGCTGCTGCTGGTGGGAGACGAGCCGGGCCTGGTGGCCGCGTTCAGCCGCCTGCTGCTGGGCAAGGGCGTGCGCGTGGCCACGGTGTCGGTGGCGGGGCTCACGGATGCCATGGAGGTGGAGCGCCGGGTGCGCCGCGCCAGCGAGGAGCTGGGCGGAGCCGACGGGGTCATCGACCTGGGCTCCTTCGGGCCCGTGGAGTACTTCCTCACCCTGGGCAGCGCACGCTTCGGGCGGCGGATGGCGGAGACCACCGCGCGCTGGCACGGCACCGGCCGCGCCATGTACGAGCGCCTGCGGGACGCCAAGGGGCGCACCGCCTGCTACGTGGCCGTCACCTCCATGGGCGGGGACTTCGGCTTCGTGGGGGATGGCGGCAACGTGATGGGCGGCTCCATGGCCGGCTTCCTCAAGGGGCTCAAGCAGGAGCTGCCCGGCGCCATCATCAAGACGATCGACTTCGAGCCGCGCGCCTCGCACTGGGTGGTGGCCGAGACGGTGGCCCGCGAGCTGGAGGAGGGCAGCGACCGGACCGAGATTGGCTACATGGCCAGCCGCCGCTTCGTGGTGGGCCTGCGCCGGGCGGACTTCCCCAAGGAGGGCAGCCAGGTGCTGCGCCGGATGGACCCCAACTGGGTGCTGCTCTTCTCCGGTGGCGGGCGCGGCGCCGTCTTCGAGGTGGCCAAGGCGGTGGCGAGGATGGGCCCCAAGGTCATCGTCACCGGGCGCACCCCGGCCCCCACGGGGGATGAGCCCTACCTGGCGCTGGACGACAACGACTTCGAGACCTTCCGCAAGGAGGAGATGATCCGCCGCAAGAAGGCGGACCCCACCCTCACGCCGGTGAAGTTCAGGGAGGCCTTCGAGCCCTACGAGCGGGCGCGCGAGCTGTGGCGCAACCTCCAGGAGGTCGCCGGCCAGGGTCTGTCCATCGAATACGAGGCGTGTGACTTCCGCAACGCCGCGGACGTGCGGGCCATGGTGGACCGGGTGCGCGAGGACCGCGGCCACATCGACGGCATCGTCCACGGCGCCATGGTCGAGGCCTCCAAGAGCCTGCCGGACAAGACGCCGGGCATCGTCGCCGCCACCATGGAGGTGAAGGTGCTCGGCCTCATCAACCTGCTGGAGGCCACGCGGCGCGATGACCTCAAGCTGATGATGTGCTTCGGCTCCGGCGCGGGCCGCTTCGGCAACAAGGGCCAGACGGACTACAGCGCCGCCAACGATTTGATGAGCAAGTGCGCCATGGCGTACGCGCACCGGGCGCGCCCGCACATGCGCTGCGTCACCATCGACTGGACGGCGTGGGACAGCGTGGGCGCCGCGGCCCGCAACATGGAAGTGGTGCGCGGCACCGGCGTCTCCTACATCACCCCGGCCGAGGGCTCGTACTGGTTCATCAACGAGCTGCTGCTCGGCCGCACCGAGCGCGAGGTGGCCATCTTCGAGGAGCGGCTCTTCCGCGAGTGGCCCTTCCTCGGCGCCTCCGCCGACGGCCCGGACGCGCGCACCGTCTACGACGACCGCGGCTTCCTGCTCGTCCCCTCCGACTACCCGATGATCGACTGCGTGGAGCAGCACGGGGCGGAGACGCTGGTGGCCACGCGGACGTTCGACCTGAACACGGACCCGTTCGTGCTCCAGCACCAGCTGGACTCGGTGCCCATCATGCCGGGCACGTTCGGCTTCGAGATGCTCGGCGAGGCCGCCGCCCTCTTCCGGCCGGACCTGGCGGTGCTGCGCGCGGAGAACCTGCGCATCGAAACGCCGCTCAAGTTCTTCAAGGCCCCGCACGGCTCCAAGGGCAAGCCCGTCCACATCACCCTCACCGCCCGGGTGCTCAAGCAGCAGGGCGACGAGGTGACGCTCTACGTCGAGTCCGCGAGCGACCTGGCGCTGGGTGGCCGCTCGGACCAGACGCAGCGCCGCATCCACCAGCAGGGCATCTACGTGCTCGGGCCGCCGCCACGCCACGAGCCGGGCAACGGCAAGCTGCCGGAGGCGCTGCCGGGCTCGCGCGCGCGCTCCATCTTCCACCTGGCCAAGGAGCCGCTGTACCTCGGTCCGCTCTTCTGCCGCGCCGAGTGGGTGTACGTCGGCGAGACCGAGGTGGAGGGCATCATCCGCGCCCCGCGCCAGCGGGAGATCTTCACCCACGTGGCGCGGCCGCGCTTCCAGTTGGATCCGCTGCTGCTCGACGCCGCCTTCCAGGTGGCGGCCAACTGGGACGGCCACCACAACAACCTCGTCTCCGTGCCCATGGGCGTGGAGCAGCTGGTGCGCGGGCGGCAGCGGCGCCTGGGTGAGTCCGGGCACGTGAAGGCGAGGATGGTGAAGGTGGAGGGCGATGACGTCCTCTACGACTTCGAGGTGCGCGGCGAGGACGGCGCCCTGCTGCTGGGAGGCACGGGGCTGTGGTTCCGCCGGCTGCGCCGGGGAGAGCGCCGGAGTGTGGAGGGCTGA
- a CDS encoding polyketide synthase dehydratase domain-containing protein: MQPDTSQYPLLEDVSEVFRGESAVAKRDVHLPRELDEEMRPLPASMELEFLAEVGALVYPDRVLVGMRDVRWFLRSSQPSSAARLVGRARREGDGEVSVFLSMEVVSASASAGHEEASEEPIPVCRAVLQFAHAYGPAPWPQQQQMLAPKSENLQNGRQLYTSAGGQGDVPESLQVISWARLCELGRIQGGLVHPRVLSKVLPASRIQVAPAAMEGALHMVKWLWYAFSGEGSREMAISEATWFRMPRRDERLMCDARLCGASSGLASFDAHLLGQDGIPVLELRGIGMASLPTEDVAPTLPRLAWQSFVKSLSPR, translated from the coding sequence GTGCAACCCGATACCTCCCAATACCCGCTTCTGGAGGATGTCTCCGAGGTCTTCCGCGGCGAGAGCGCCGTCGCCAAGCGCGACGTGCACCTGCCGCGGGAGCTCGACGAGGAGATGCGGCCGTTGCCCGCCTCGATGGAGCTGGAGTTCCTGGCCGAGGTGGGCGCGCTCGTGTACCCGGACCGCGTGCTGGTGGGGATGAGGGACGTGCGCTGGTTCCTGCGCTCCTCTCAGCCCTCGTCCGCCGCGCGGCTGGTGGGGCGTGCCCGCCGCGAGGGGGACGGTGAGGTGTCGGTCTTCCTGTCGATGGAGGTGGTGAGCGCCAGCGCCAGCGCGGGACACGAGGAGGCCTCCGAGGAGCCCATCCCCGTCTGCCGCGCCGTGCTTCAGTTCGCCCATGCGTACGGGCCCGCGCCCTGGCCCCAGCAGCAGCAGATGCTGGCCCCCAAGTCGGAGAATCTCCAGAACGGCCGGCAGCTCTACACCTCGGCGGGCGGACAGGGCGACGTGCCCGAGTCGCTCCAGGTCATCTCCTGGGCCCGGCTGTGCGAGCTGGGCCGCATCCAGGGGGGGCTCGTCCACCCGCGCGTGCTGTCCAAGGTGCTGCCCGCCAGCCGCATCCAGGTGGCGCCCGCCGCCATGGAGGGCGCGCTGCACATGGTGAAGTGGCTCTGGTACGCCTTCTCCGGCGAGGGCTCGCGCGAGATGGCCATCTCCGAGGCCACCTGGTTCCGAATGCCCCGGCGCGACGAGCGCCTCATGTGTGACGCCCGCCTGTGCGGCGCCAGCAGCGGGCTGGCCTCCTTCGACGCCCACCTCCTGGGCCAGGACGGCATCCCCGTGCTCGAGCTGCGCGGCATCGGCATGGCCTCGCTGCCCACCGAGGACGTCGCCCCCACCCTTCCCCGTCTCGCCTGGCAGTCATTCGTCAAGAGCCTCTCTCCGCGATGA